In Acidobacteriota bacterium, a genomic segment contains:
- the rimK gene encoding 30S ribosomal protein S6--L-glutamate ligase, which yields MRILILSRRRSLYSTRRLVETAREMGHEARVVDPLDCYLHLGRRTPSVYYRDGKHPLRSFDVVIPRIGASITEYGLAVVNQFDMMGVPLINNSQPIARARDKLRSLQLLTRHDVDIPRTVVARNPDQIRSAIRKVGGVPVILKLIRGTQGIGVMLAEKVEQVESIIETVWNLGQDILIQEFVEESEGKDIRALVVGDRVVAAMRREARIGEFRANIHRGGGATPLKLPPSHERAALMATRVMGLQLAGVDLLDSKQGPKVMEINASPGLEGLEAATGLDVARSVIEYAISFAEAHPRNA from the coding sequence ATGCGCATCCTCATCCTTTCGCGACGGCGCAGCCTGTACTCCACGCGGCGGCTGGTGGAGACCGCCCGCGAGATGGGGCACGAGGCCCGGGTCGTGGACCCTCTCGACTGCTACCTCCATCTGGGCCGGCGAACCCCGTCGGTCTACTATCGCGACGGGAAGCATCCGCTCCGCAGCTTCGACGTCGTCATCCCCCGCATCGGGGCCTCGATCACGGAGTACGGCCTCGCCGTCGTGAACCAGTTCGACATGATGGGCGTGCCGCTGATCAACAATTCGCAGCCGATCGCCCGGGCGCGGGACAAGCTCCGGAGCCTCCAGCTCCTTACCAGACACGACGTGGACATCCCCCGGACCGTCGTCGCGCGCAATCCCGATCAGATCCGGAGCGCGATACGCAAGGTGGGAGGCGTCCCCGTGATCCTCAAGCTCATCCGCGGGACGCAGGGTATCGGCGTGATGCTCGCTGAGAAGGTCGAGCAGGTGGAGTCGATCATCGAGACGGTCTGGAACCTCGGCCAGGACATCCTCATCCAGGAGTTCGTCGAGGAGTCGGAGGGGAAGGACATCCGGGCGCTCGTCGTCGGCGATCGGGTGGTGGCGGCGATGCGGCGCGAGGCCCGCATCGGAGAGTTCCGGGCGAACATCCACCGAGGAGGCGGGGCGACGCCGTTGAAGCTTCCCCCATCCCACGAGCGGGCCGCGCTCATGGCAACGCGCGTCATGGGTCTGCAGCTCGCTGGAGTCGATCTGCTCGATTCGAAGCAGGGGCCGAAGGTGATGGAGATCAACGCCTCCCCCGGCCTCGAAGGGCTCGAGGCGGCCACCGGGCTGGACGTCGCGCGGTCGGTGATCGAGTACGCGATCAGTTTCGCCGAGGCGCACCCGAGAAACGCGTGA
- a CDS encoding lytic transglycosylase domain-containing protein, with product MSGSSAFAALEVRFKTGATLRVEAVDLLAGKATLTLAGGGSITVDASRITSCAPVSDESVAPDSKEVEPAAPAASGVAVPASPPEPSGAAPAADPPPALPAERDYNALVQSAAARYGVDAELLRRVLEVESGFNPLAISPKGAMGVAQLMPGTARDLGVSDPFDAAQGIDGAARLLHELLAKSGGRFVPALAAYNAGPGAVRKYGGVPPYRETIEYVARVLSLYATNAPLSAARGGGIEQAHQLP from the coding sequence ATGTCGGGCTCCTCCGCGTTTGCCGCGCTGGAGGTTCGGTTCAAGACGGGCGCGACCCTGCGGGTCGAAGCCGTCGATCTCCTGGCCGGCAAAGCGACGCTGACGCTTGCCGGCGGAGGATCGATCACCGTGGACGCTTCGCGCATCACGTCCTGCGCGCCGGTCTCCGACGAGAGCGTCGCGCCCGATTCGAAGGAAGTCGAACCCGCGGCCCCGGCTGCGTCCGGCGTGGCAGTGCCCGCAAGTCCACCCGAACCTTCCGGAGCGGCTCCGGCCGCCGACCCCCCTCCGGCGCTCCCCGCAGAGAGGGACTACAACGCGCTGGTCCAGAGCGCCGCCGCCCGATACGGAGTCGACGCCGAACTGCTCCGTCGCGTCCTCGAGGTGGAGAGCGGCTTCAATCCGCTTGCGATCTCACCGAAAGGCGCGATGGGAGTGGCACAGCTCATGCCCGGCACGGCTCGCGATCTCGGAGTGTCGGACCCGTTCGACGCCGCGCAGGGCATCGACGGGGCGGCCAGGCTCCTTCACGAGCTGCTCGCGAAGAGCGGAGGAAGGTTCGTCCCCGCGCTGGCGGCGTACAACGCCGGGCCGGGGGCGGTGAGGAAGTACGGCGGCGTCCCTCCGTATCGCGAGACGATTGAATACGTCGCGCGCGTACTCTCACTGTACGCGACGAATGCGCCCCTGTCAGCAGCCAGGGGCGGCGGGATCGAACAGGCCCACCAGCTTCCGTAA
- a CDS encoding BON domain-containing protein: MTTDEGGVAPHWGVIHAEGVGDWMRRIVEVLGTAFALLAIAVTAVFAVEARPVRGPAPDDATIATAVLARVSGRPGLDVSAVTAEVTAGGLVLTGTVSSLFDRSEVERLASGVRGVAGVDNQLQVARVDRDDSGIEVDADRALGGLPRLRGFRISVSVQGSVITLDGDVPVARDRMDAEESVSRVRGATAIVNHLRLVPVSVSPDQLKRRVEALLGEKLIFGAVESLGVKASPEGEVTLDGAVPTPADRLRAERLVYGLRGVSSVTNHLVVRTVKPQSP; encoded by the coding sequence GTGACGACGGACGAAGGCGGGGTTGCGCCGCACTGGGGCGTGATCCACGCTGAGGGGGTGGGTGACTGGATGAGACGGATCGTCGAGGTCCTGGGAACGGCGTTCGCGCTGCTGGCGATCGCCGTGACGGCCGTGTTCGCCGTGGAGGCCCGCCCCGTGCGGGGGCCCGCCCCGGACGACGCGACGATCGCGACGGCCGTCCTCGCGCGCGTGAGCGGGCGCCCCGGGCTCGACGTCTCCGCCGTGACCGCAGAGGTCACGGCCGGCGGGCTCGTGCTGACCGGAACGGTCTCGTCTCTCTTTGATCGATCCGAGGTGGAGCGCCTCGCGTCGGGCGTCCGCGGTGTCGCCGGCGTGGACAATCAATTGCAGGTGGCCCGGGTCGATCGCGACGATTCGGGGATCGAGGTGGACGCCGACCGGGCGCTCGGCGGCCTTCCGCGGCTGCGCGGGTTCCGAATCTCCGTCTCGGTCCAGGGAAGCGTCATTACCCTCGACGGGGACGTCCCGGTGGCGCGCGATCGGATGGACGCGGAGGAGAGCGTCTCCCGGGTGCGCGGGGCGACTGCGATCGTGAACCATCTCCGCCTCGTCCCGGTTTCAGTCTCACCCGACCAGCTCAAGCGTCGCGTCGAGGCGCTGCTCGGGGAGAAGCTCATCTTCGGGGCGGTTGAGAGCCTTGGCGTGAAGGCATCACCGGAGGGAGAGGTCACACTCGACGGTGCCGTGCCCACGCCTGCGGACCGGCTGCGGGCCGAGCGGCTCGTCTACGGCCTCCGTGGCGTGAGCTCCGTGACGAATCACCTCGTCGTCCGAACCGTCAAACCCCAGAGCCCCTGA
- a CDS encoding pyruvate, phosphate dikinase: protein MTNATRRVYQFGGGSADGDGGMKELLGGKGANLAEMSRLGLPVPPGFTITTEVCIAYLEHKAFPPALSDDVAAALRKVEERMQRRFGDPKAPLLVSVRSGARASMPGMMDTVLNIGLNDRTIEGLIADSGDPRFAYDCYRRLVEMYGDVVMGVSREEIYHPLLEAAKKRRGVQEDRHLPADDLKALVEEFKQATRRHAGVPFPEEPGDQMWGAIQAVFRSWMNDRAIAYRRINRIPQEWGTAVNVQAMVFGNLGDDCGTGVAFTRSPATGETGIYGEFLPNAQGEDVVAGIRTPQPISGANPASKSLETTMPAIYRELTGIAQRLEKHFREMQDIEFTIMKRRLFALQTRRGERTGLAAVRISVEMAAEGMITKEEAFSRVKAERLNDILAPTFDPSEKAAALRAGRLLAKGLNAGPGAASGALALSAEAAARMHAAAGGGRRVILARAETSPEDITGMEVSAGILTARGGMTSHAAVVARGMGKPCVVGCGALQFAADGASIVVGTRTLREGDPISIDGTSGEVIAGEIRTSPPEVLRVLVEKTLKPEESKSFRDFDALLSWADGARRMSVRANADTPHDAAVARALGAQGIGLCRTEHMFFAEERILAVREMILADNVDGRRRALEKIVPMQRSDFAGIFRAMDGLPVTIRLLDPPLHEFLPHEADQIRELSGVMGVPFERLRARVEMLKEANPMLGHRGCRLGITYPEIYEAQARAIFEAACEIAAEGGAPHPEVMIPLVGTAEELRRLDRTVSQVASEVFARTGRNVPFLVGTMIEVPRAALIAGEIAKTAEFFSFGTNDLTQMTWGLSRDDTKNFLPFYVESRVIQGDPFESLDTAGVGRLVELAVSEGRKSRAGLKIGICGEHGGDPASVAFFHRAGLDYVSCSPYRVPIARLAAAQESVRKA, encoded by the coding sequence CGGCGATCCGAAGGCGCCCCTCCTCGTCTCGGTGCGCTCGGGGGCCCGCGCCTCGATGCCCGGCATGATGGACACCGTGCTGAACATCGGGCTCAACGACAGGACCATCGAAGGTCTCATCGCCGACTCCGGAGATCCCCGGTTCGCGTACGATTGCTATCGCCGTCTCGTGGAGATGTACGGCGACGTCGTCATGGGGGTGAGCCGCGAGGAGATCTACCACCCCCTGCTCGAGGCCGCGAAGAAGAGGCGCGGGGTCCAGGAGGATCGCCATCTGCCGGCCGACGACCTCAAGGCGCTGGTCGAGGAGTTCAAGCAGGCCACGCGACGCCATGCGGGGGTCCCGTTCCCGGAGGAGCCCGGGGATCAGATGTGGGGGGCGATCCAGGCGGTCTTTCGCTCGTGGATGAACGATCGCGCGATCGCGTACCGGAGAATCAACAGGATCCCGCAGGAATGGGGGACGGCCGTCAACGTCCAGGCGATGGTCTTCGGCAACCTCGGGGACGACTGCGGCACCGGAGTCGCCTTCACGCGGTCTCCGGCGACGGGCGAGACGGGAATCTACGGCGAGTTCCTTCCGAACGCCCAGGGTGAGGACGTCGTCGCCGGCATTCGCACGCCGCAGCCGATCTCCGGGGCCAATCCTGCGTCGAAGTCTCTCGAGACGACGATGCCGGCGATCTACCGGGAGCTGACCGGCATCGCCCAGCGCCTCGAGAAGCACTTCCGCGAGATGCAGGACATCGAGTTCACCATCATGAAGCGAAGGCTCTTCGCGCTCCAGACGCGTCGCGGGGAAAGGACCGGGCTGGCGGCGGTCCGGATCTCGGTCGAGATGGCCGCCGAGGGGATGATCACGAAGGAGGAGGCGTTCTCGCGCGTCAAGGCCGAGAGGCTCAACGACATTCTCGCGCCGACGTTCGATCCTTCCGAGAAAGCCGCCGCGCTCCGCGCGGGGCGCCTCCTCGCGAAGGGACTCAACGCGGGCCCGGGCGCCGCGTCCGGAGCCCTCGCGCTGAGCGCGGAGGCCGCGGCGCGCATGCACGCGGCGGCGGGCGGGGGCCGCCGCGTCATCCTCGCGCGCGCCGAGACATCCCCCGAGGACATCACCGGGATGGAGGTGTCCGCCGGGATCCTCACCGCGCGGGGAGGGATGACCTCCCACGCCGCGGTCGTCGCCCGCGGCATGGGCAAGCCCTGCGTGGTCGGCTGCGGAGCCCTCCAGTTCGCCGCGGATGGCGCGTCGATCGTCGTGGGGACGAGGACGCTTCGGGAAGGGGATCCGATCTCGATCGACGGCACTTCGGGAGAGGTGATCGCCGGGGAGATCCGCACGTCGCCCCCCGAAGTCCTGCGGGTTCTGGTCGAGAAGACGCTCAAGCCCGAGGAGTCGAAGAGCTTCCGCGATTTCGACGCGCTCCTGTCCTGGGCCGACGGCGCCCGCCGGATGTCGGTCCGGGCGAACGCCGACACCCCGCACGATGCCGCGGTGGCCCGCGCGCTCGGCGCCCAGGGAATCGGACTCTGCCGGACGGAGCACATGTTCTTCGCGGAGGAGAGAATCCTCGCCGTCCGCGAGATGATCCTCGCCGACAACGTCGACGGCCGGCGCCGCGCGCTCGAGAAGATCGTTCCAATGCAGCGCTCCGATTTCGCCGGGATCTTCCGCGCGATGGACGGGCTTCCGGTCACGATCCGCCTGCTCGACCCGCCTCTCCACGAGTTCCTCCCTCACGAAGCGGACCAGATCCGGGAACTCTCCGGCGTGATGGGCGTCCCGTTCGAGAGACTCCGGGCGCGCGTCGAGATGCTGAAGGAGGCCAACCCGATGCTGGGCCATCGCGGCTGCCGCCTCGGCATCACATATCCCGAGATCTACGAGGCGCAGGCCCGGGCGATCTTCGAGGCGGCCTGCGAGATCGCCGCCGAGGGCGGGGCGCCCCATCCCGAGGTGATGATCCCCCTCGTCGGGACCGCGGAGGAGCTTCGCCGGCTGGACAGGACGGTGAGCCAGGTCGCTTCGGAGGTCTTCGCCAGGACGGGGAGAAATGTGCCCTTCCTCGTCGGGACGATGATCGAGGTCCCGCGCGCGGCCCTCATCGCCGGAGAAATCGCGAAGACCGCCGAGTTCTTCTCCTTCGGCACGAACGACCTGACGCAGATGACCTGGGGCCTGAGCCGCGACGACACGAAGAACTTCCTTCCGTTCTACGTCGAGAGCCGGGTGATCCAGGGAGATCCCTTCGAGAGCCTCGACACGGCGGGCGTGGGCCGTCTCGTGGAGCTCGCGGTCTCCGAGGGGCGAAAATCCCGGGCGGGTCTGAAGATCGGTATCTGCGGAGAGCACGGAGGGGATCCGGCGTCGGTGGCGTTCTTCCATCGCGCCGGGCTGGACTATGTCTCGTGCTCGCCGTACCGGGTCCCGATCGCCCGCCTCGCGGCCGCTCAGGAGTCTGTCCGAAAGGCCTGA
- a CDS encoding RNA polymerase sigma factor RpoD/SigA — protein sequence MDRTLDALDEEVQPVGAAAEDAPAPNTEETASETAESLEQYLREISRWQLLTPEGERAIAKKTAKGDPRALEELIQRNLRLVIYWAKRYRSAGLPLQDLIQEGNIGLMRAAEKFDPRKGTRFSTYASWWIRQALARAICDKQDLIRIPVHMHQKLRRVDRMLERARTKKQGGEIDVERRINASGIVAYKEWESARRLQQPISLDRRADPDREGGIEVEDMNAANPLKDIYEEEVRDYIARLLDRLPPRHRTVVRLRYGMEDGREHTLESIGGRLKISRERVRQIQSEAIERISRIAAEQHSSRMAHVPAALLPRTVAPMSLEAGSRKTPVMKRRKRRVSGRN from the coding sequence ATGGATCGGACGCTTGACGCTCTCGACGAGGAGGTCCAGCCGGTCGGCGCCGCAGCCGAGGATGCCCCCGCGCCGAACACCGAGGAAACGGCCTCGGAGACCGCCGAGTCTCTGGAGCAGTACCTCCGCGAAATCTCCCGGTGGCAGCTCCTGACGCCGGAGGGGGAGCGCGCCATCGCCAAGAAGACGGCGAAGGGCGATCCCAGGGCCCTCGAAGAGCTCATTCAGAGAAACCTCCGACTGGTCATCTATTGGGCGAAACGATACCGCTCCGCCGGGCTGCCGCTTCAGGACTTGATCCAGGAAGGAAACATCGGGCTGATGAGAGCCGCGGAGAAGTTCGACCCCCGCAAGGGGACGCGATTCTCGACGTACGCTTCCTGGTGGATCCGGCAGGCTCTCGCCCGCGCGATCTGCGACAAACAGGATCTCATCCGCATTCCCGTCCACATGCACCAGAAGCTCCGCCGCGTCGACAGGATGCTCGAGAGGGCCCGCACGAAGAAACAGGGCGGTGAGATCGACGTCGAGCGGCGAATCAACGCGTCGGGGATCGTCGCGTACAAGGAGTGGGAGTCGGCGCGACGACTGCAGCAACCCATCTCTCTCGACCGGCGCGCCGATCCCGATCGTGAGGGAGGCATCGAGGTCGAGGACATGAACGCCGCGAACCCTCTCAAGGACATCTACGAGGAGGAGGTTCGCGACTACATCGCCCGACTCCTCGATCGCCTGCCGCCGCGACACCGAACCGTGGTGCGCCTGCGGTACGGCATGGAGGACGGAAGGGAGCACACCCTCGAGTCGATCGGTGGCCGCCTCAAGATATCGCGAGAGCGCGTGCGCCAGATCCAGAGCGAGGCGATCGAGAGGATCTCAAGAATCGCAGCCGAGCAGCACTCCTCGAGAATGGCGCACGTGCCGGCGGCGCTGCTTCCCCGGACCGTGGCGCCGATGTCGCTCGAAGCCGGTTCGCGAAAGACCCCCGTGATGAAGCGCCGGAAGCGACGGGTTTCCGGCAGGAACTAG
- the mutL gene encoding DNA mismatch repair endonuclease MutL — translation MGRIRVLPDNVVNRIAAGEVVERPASIVKELLENSLDAGARSVEVRVEEGGRRAIEVRDDGEGMDADDAIAALERHATSKIGSGSSLEEIPTLGFRGEALPSIAAVTRFTLTTSTDGVAGSRVVAEGGRHLASGPAAHPKGTTVRAADIFFNTPARLRFLRAPATEMAHLVEAVAALSLARIDVRFRFQHADRRILDLPPCRELAERLAQLEGPERARTAVPIRGERGGVSVSGFVIGGTGTGGGGRGARRFVVNGRVVKDRVLAGAASRALDEMLPRGSAASCHVILDLPHSQVDVNVHPAKAEVRFAEPGRVHDLVREAIRQGLAGAMSSRDAAVGRSAAFPPRPIGGTPGLEGLRTRVFEAASSYVTKAETPVRRFPSFVRESESPAGRTATPDEEIFTLQGSAPAVLGRYRNGYILAQDEMGLLLVDQHAAHETILYEQLMARAFDASAPPTQALMFPRTVTLPLASREAAERLPAELAPLGFDAEIFGADAILVRGVPAPLGDADPEALVLEILAETAVGDDRPVGIEERRRRMLATAACHAAVKVPGDLTTEKSIWILETLLKCRAPLRCPHGRPTILRWEHRAIERRFGRP, via the coding sequence ATGGGGCGGATTCGAGTTCTCCCGGACAACGTCGTGAATCGCATCGCGGCGGGCGAGGTCGTGGAGCGCCCCGCATCGATCGTGAAGGAGCTGCTCGAAAACTCGCTCGACGCAGGGGCGCGATCCGTGGAGGTCCGCGTCGAGGAGGGGGGTCGGCGCGCGATCGAGGTGAGGGACGACGGCGAGGGGATGGACGCCGACGATGCGATCGCGGCCTTGGAGCGCCACGCGACGAGCAAGATCGGATCCGGATCCTCACTCGAGGAGATCCCCACCCTTGGCTTTCGCGGAGAGGCGTTGCCGTCCATCGCGGCGGTGACCCGCTTCACTCTGACGACGAGCACGGACGGCGTGGCCGGATCGCGGGTCGTGGCGGAAGGCGGCCGCCATCTCGCCTCGGGACCCGCGGCGCACCCGAAGGGAACCACCGTCCGCGCCGCGGATATCTTCTTCAACACTCCGGCGCGCCTCCGCTTTCTGCGAGCGCCCGCGACCGAGATGGCGCACCTGGTCGAGGCCGTCGCGGCGCTCTCGCTCGCGCGCATCGACGTTCGCTTCAGGTTTCAGCACGCCGATCGCCGCATCCTGGATCTGCCGCCCTGCCGGGAGCTCGCGGAGCGCCTCGCGCAGCTCGAAGGCCCGGAGCGAGCCCGCACGGCCGTCCCGATCCGCGGCGAGCGGGGAGGCGTCTCCGTGTCGGGGTTCGTGATCGGCGGGACAGGCACCGGCGGCGGGGGACGAGGAGCGCGGCGATTCGTCGTGAATGGGCGGGTCGTGAAAGACCGTGTTCTCGCCGGAGCCGCGTCGCGGGCTCTGGACGAGATGCTGCCCAGGGGGTCGGCCGCGTCGTGTCACGTGATTCTGGACCTCCCGCACTCCCAGGTGGACGTCAACGTGCATCCGGCGAAGGCCGAGGTGCGATTCGCCGAGCCGGGACGGGTTCACGATCTCGTGCGGGAGGCGATCCGTCAGGGACTCGCGGGGGCGATGAGCTCGCGCGATGCGGCGGTCGGCCGATCGGCGGCCTTCCCTCCGCGACCGATTGGCGGTACTCCCGGCCTCGAGGGTCTGAGGACACGCGTCTTCGAGGCGGCGTCTTCATACGTCACCAAGGCGGAGACGCCGGTAAGGCGATTTCCATCGTTCGTGCGAGAGAGCGAGAGCCCCGCGGGCCGGACGGCGACGCCGGACGAAGAGATCTTCACGCTCCAGGGGAGCGCTCCCGCTGTTCTGGGCCGGTATCGCAACGGGTACATCCTCGCGCAGGACGAGATGGGACTCCTCCTCGTCGATCAGCACGCCGCGCACGAGACCATCCTCTACGAACAGCTGATGGCGCGCGCATTCGACGCCTCGGCCCCCCCGACCCAGGCGCTGATGTTCCCGCGGACCGTGACGCTCCCCCTCGCCTCGCGTGAAGCGGCCGAGCGGCTTCCCGCGGAGCTGGCGCCGCTGGGATTCGACGCCGAGATTTTCGGCGCGGACGCCATCCTCGTCCGCGGCGTTCCCGCGCCGCTGGGAGATGCCGATCCCGAAGCGCTGGTTCTCGAGATCCTGGCCGAGACCGCCGTGGGGGACGATCGCCCCGTGGGCATCGAGGAGCGGCGGCGCCGGATGCTCGCCACGGCCGCCTGCCACGCGGCCGTCAAGGTCCCGGGAGATCTCACGACGGAGAAGTCGATCTGGATTCTCGAGACTCTTCTGAAGTGCCGCGCGCCGCTCAGATGTCCGCATGGCCGCCCGACGATCCTCAGGTGGGAGCATCGCGCGATCGAACGGCGGTTTGGGCGCCCGTAG
- a CDS encoding PDZ domain-containing protein encodes MKRSPQKFLFLSLVLCCGAAAAALAWPAPSAAPAAPPAPKAITRPTAAPAPMASPRPAEPPEPPEPLEPPNAFTEVDGDGDGVVVLSGRSTWLGVQIDDVTESRAAELKLRDAYGALVTRVEEASPAGRAGVRENDVIVSFQGQRVESTSSLRRFVREAPAGRTVAVGILRDGSERTLSVKLEARPARSFKLGALPQMNFKEFSMPRAFWTGGGPRLGVGVSDLSSQLGEYFGVKSGDGVLVTEVFDGTPAEKAGLKAGDVIVRIDQDRISGTGDIRDALRDKAGKDVEVVIVRDRREMTIKATLEEESEGDSRSFLPGSIRRQVLDETRRAMLEARAASLEAEAARRDERIRAREVRRDVLRSQRDAARELLRSLRTSGDLMAI; translated from the coding sequence ATGAAGCGCAGCCCCCAGAAATTCCTTTTCCTTTCCCTGGTGCTGTGTTGCGGCGCGGCGGCCGCCGCGCTGGCATGGCCTGCGCCCTCCGCCGCGCCGGCCGCACCGCCCGCCCCGAAGGCCATCACCCGACCGACGGCCGCTCCCGCGCCGATGGCATCACCGAGACCGGCCGAGCCTCCGGAGCCCCCTGAACCGCTTGAGCCGCCGAATGCGTTCACCGAGGTGGACGGCGACGGGGATGGAGTCGTCGTGCTCTCCGGACGCTCGACGTGGCTCGGCGTTCAGATCGACGACGTCACCGAGTCGAGGGCGGCGGAGTTGAAGCTGCGGGACGCGTACGGCGCGCTCGTGACACGGGTCGAGGAGGCGAGCCCGGCGGGAAGGGCGGGAGTCCGGGAGAACGACGTCATCGTCTCATTTCAGGGCCAGCGCGTGGAGAGCACGTCTTCCCTCCGGCGGTTCGTGCGCGAGGCGCCCGCCGGAAGAACCGTCGCCGTGGGAATCCTCAGGGACGGCTCGGAGCGGACGTTGAGCGTGAAGCTCGAGGCGAGACCGGCCCGGAGCTTCAAGCTCGGCGCGCTGCCGCAGATGAATTTCAAGGAGTTCTCCATGCCACGCGCGTTCTGGACGGGCGGCGGTCCGCGCCTCGGCGTCGGGGTCAGCGATCTGAGCTCGCAGCTCGGCGAATACTTCGGCGTGAAGTCCGGTGACGGCGTCCTCGTCACGGAGGTCTTCGACGGGACGCCGGCGGAAAAGGCCGGCCTGAAGGCGGGTGATGTCATCGTGAGGATCGACCAGGACAGGATTTCCGGGACCGGCGACATTCGCGACGCCCTTCGTGACAAGGCCGGGAAGGATGTGGAGGTCGTGATCGTGCGCGATCGGCGCGAGATGACGATCAAGGCAACGCTGGAGGAAGAGAGCGAAGGAGATTCCCGTTCCTTCCTCCCCGGAAGCATCCGGCGCCAAGTTCTCGACGAGACGCGTCGCGCGATGCTCGAGGCCCGCGCCGCGTCGCTCGAAGCCGAAGCCGCGCGGCGCGATGAGCGGATCCGGGCGAGGGAGGTCCGGCGGGACGTGCTTCGATCGCAGCGGGACGCAGCGCGCGAGCTGTTGCGCTCGTTGCGGACTTCGGGAGACCTGATGGCGATCTGA
- a CDS encoding LamG domain-containing protein, with protein MPKRLLPLAGSAAYLLALGCALSVPSHLGAESPAVRTIARWLFDEGKGDVAGDGADGATNGKVIRALWADGRSGKALSFEDYSLKDYLHPKVADATRVVVPHADRLNPAGSFTLRAVIFPTRDPVYYGGIFEKGRGYGASYRLIVLRGLMVRAEIGSALVRVTSDASLSLNAWHDVEMVFDGASVALRIDGKEVGRTPAAPGALNNREDAVIGERFSGRVDEVSLTVP; from the coding sequence ATGCCGAAGCGACTGCTCCCGCTCGCCGGATCCGCGGCCTATCTCCTCGCGCTCGGGTGCGCTCTCTCCGTCCCTTCGCATCTCGGCGCGGAGTCCCCGGCCGTAAGAACGATTGCGCGATGGCTCTTCGACGAGGGGAAAGGGGACGTCGCGGGCGACGGCGCCGACGGGGCGACCAACGGGAAGGTGATCCGTGCTCTCTGGGCGGACGGGCGATCGGGGAAGGCGCTCTCGTTCGAGGACTACTCCCTGAAGGACTACCTGCACCCGAAGGTCGCCGACGCCACCCGCGTCGTCGTCCCGCACGCCGATCGGCTCAACCCAGCGGGGTCCTTCACGCTCCGGGCCGTGATCTTCCCGACGCGGGATCCGGTCTACTACGGGGGGATTTTCGAGAAGGGGCGCGGCTACGGCGCGTCGTACCGGTTGATCGTTCTCCGGGGGCTCATGGTCCGGGCCGAGATCGGGTCCGCACTCGTTCGAGTGACGAGCGACGCCTCCCTGTCCCTGAACGCGTGGCACGACGTCGAGATGGTCTTCGACGGAGCGTCGGTCGCGCTCCGGATCGACGGGAAGGAGGTCGGAAGAACCCCCGCAGCGCCGGGGGCCCTGAACAATCGTGAAGACGCGGTGATCGGCGAGCGTTTTTCGGGGCGTGTCGACGAAGTGAGCCTGACCGTCCCCTAG